A section of the Engystomops pustulosus chromosome 3, aEngPut4.maternal, whole genome shotgun sequence genome encodes:
- the E2F6 gene encoding transcription factor E2F6 isoform X1 has protein sequence MASPAPSTDSMEVLPGDGPPDIDTEAMATNPDDEIKMSTKRSLSLPRPRFDASLFYLTRKFMDIIRSAPQGVVDLNDVAKQLGVRKRRVYDITNVLDGIQLIQKRSKNLVQWVGTDLNLAGTEVSQQQRIRNDLGDLSAMEEALDELILDCAHQLFRLTDDGANKKFAYVTYQDLHNIDTYNEQIIFAVKAPEETKLEVPAPNEDCIEIHIKSTKGPIDVFLCEVEHENADEKSFEKITKTMKMEPEPIPIDED, from the exons ATGGCGTCACCGGCCCCTTCCACAGACAGCATGGAGGTGTTGCCCGGAGACGGGCCTCCCGACATCGACACTGAG gccatggcaaccaatcccgaTGATGAGATCAAGATGTCTACGAAAA GGTCTTTGTCCTTACCCCGCCCTCGTTTCGATGCCTCGCTCTTCTACTTAACCCGAAAATTCATGGACATCATCCGCTCGGCACCGCAGGGCGTTGTGGATCTGAATGACGTGGCCAAACAGCTGGGGGTGAGGAAGAGGCGAGTGTACGACATCACCAACGTACTAGACGGGATCCAACTCATCCAGAAGAGATCCAAGAACCTCGTCCAGTGGGT GGGGACAGACCTGAACCTCGCAGGCACCGAGGTCTCGCAGCAACAACGCATCCGCAATGATCTTGGCGATTTATCCGCGATGGAGGAAGCGCTGGATGAACTAATCCTGGACTGCGCTCACCAGTTATTCCGACTGACTGACGATGGAGCCAACAAGAAAT TTGCATATGTAACGTATCAAGACCTCCATAATATTGACACATACAACGAACAGATAATTTTTGCTGTGAAAGCTCCGGAAGAAACCAAGTTGGAGGTGCCAGCCCCAAATGAG GACTGCATAGAAATCCATATAAAGAGCACGAAAGGGCCGATCGACGTCTTCCTCTGTGAAGTGGAGCACGAGAACGCGGATGAGAAGTCTTTTGAGAAAATAACAAAGACTATGAAGATGGAGCCAGAGCCAATCCCTATAGATGAAG ACTGA
- the E2F6 gene encoding transcription factor E2F6 isoform X2 yields MATNPDDEIKMSTKRSLSLPRPRFDASLFYLTRKFMDIIRSAPQGVVDLNDVAKQLGVRKRRVYDITNVLDGIQLIQKRSKNLVQWVGTDLNLAGTEVSQQQRIRNDLGDLSAMEEALDELILDCAHQLFRLTDDGANKKFAYVTYQDLHNIDTYNEQIIFAVKAPEETKLEVPAPNEDCIEIHIKSTKGPIDVFLCEVEHENADEKSFEKITKTMKMEPEPIPIDED; encoded by the exons atggcaaccaatcccgaTGATGAGATCAAGATGTCTACGAAAA GGTCTTTGTCCTTACCCCGCCCTCGTTTCGATGCCTCGCTCTTCTACTTAACCCGAAAATTCATGGACATCATCCGCTCGGCACCGCAGGGCGTTGTGGATCTGAATGACGTGGCCAAACAGCTGGGGGTGAGGAAGAGGCGAGTGTACGACATCACCAACGTACTAGACGGGATCCAACTCATCCAGAAGAGATCCAAGAACCTCGTCCAGTGGGT GGGGACAGACCTGAACCTCGCAGGCACCGAGGTCTCGCAGCAACAACGCATCCGCAATGATCTTGGCGATTTATCCGCGATGGAGGAAGCGCTGGATGAACTAATCCTGGACTGCGCTCACCAGTTATTCCGACTGACTGACGATGGAGCCAACAAGAAAT TTGCATATGTAACGTATCAAGACCTCCATAATATTGACACATACAACGAACAGATAATTTTTGCTGTGAAAGCTCCGGAAGAAACCAAGTTGGAGGTGCCAGCCCCAAATGAG GACTGCATAGAAATCCATATAAAGAGCACGAAAGGGCCGATCGACGTCTTCCTCTGTGAAGTGGAGCACGAGAACGCGGATGAGAAGTCTTTTGAGAAAATAACAAAGACTATGAAGATGGAGCCAGAGCCAATCCCTATAGATGAAG ACTGA